One part of the Lotus japonicus ecotype B-129 chromosome 2, LjGifu_v1.2 genome encodes these proteins:
- the LOC130735546 gene encoding protein DETOXIFICATION 16-like — MVGIYTQRAIIVTLLVTIPQSFIWANLKSILVVLHQDETIAAQAQLYARYLIPSLSAHAVVRCITKFLQTQNIVFPMVLITGFASLGHVLLCWAFVMKLGLGIKGAAIAICISNWLTMALLVLYVWFSPSCKKTWVGFTRECLREIPQFLALALPSAVMVCLEAWTFELLVLLAGALPNPKLQTSALSISISTTGMFWMIPFGVSAAGSTRISNELGAGCPKSAYLAVKVTLSMAFVVGLLESAFLMLVWKIWARAFTNVQEVVTYLTSITPIIVACVFLDSIQTALQGVARGSGWQKLGAFVNLGSYYLVGVPLAAVLSFVLHMKGKGLLFGLGSALILQVVFFVLITMRTNWEKEANKAAIRVRGNGVQVDAPPGDQNVTP, encoded by the exons ATGGTTGGTATATACACACAGAGAGCCATTATTGTTACCCTCCTTGTGACTATACCTCAGTCCTTTATTTGGGCTAATTTAAAGTCCATTCTGGTTGTTCTGCATCAAGATGAAACTATTGCAGCACAGGCTCAACTATATGCCCGTTACTTAATCCCAAGCCTTTCTGCCCATGCCGTGGTTCGATGCATTACTAAATTCCTGCAAACCCAGAACATTGTGTTTCCTATGGTGCTAATTACTGGATTTGCTAGCTTAGGGCATGTCCTTCTTTGCTGGGCTTTTGTAATGAAACTTGGCCTTGGCATCAAAGGAGCTGCGATTGCGATTTGCATCTCGAATTGGCTTACCATGGCCCTTCTGGTACTTTATGTCTGGTTCTCACCTTCTTGCAAAAAGACTTGGGTTGGTTTCACAAGGGAATGCTTGCGCGAAATCCCTCAATTTCTCGCACTTGCTCTTCCTTCAGCTGTCATGGTCTG CTTAGAAGCATGGACATTTGAACTCTTGGTGCTCCTGGCTGGTGCTCTCCCCAATCCAAAATTGCAAACTTCAGCCCTTTCTATAAG CATTAGTACAACTGGTATGTTTTGGATGATACCATTTGGAGTTAGTGCTGCTGGAAG CACAAGAATCTCAAATGAACTTGGGGCTGGCTGTCCAAAATCTGCATATTTAGCTGTTAAAGTCACCTTATCAATGGCCTTTGTGGTGGGACTTCTAGAATCCGCTTTCCTTATGCTTGTATGGAAAATCTGGGCACGTGCTTTTACCAATGTACAGGAAGTGGTCACATATTTGACTTCCATTACGCCAATCATTGTAGCCTGTGTATTTCTAGATTCAATTCAAACAGCACTCCAAG GGGTTGCTAGAGGAAGTGGTTGGCAGAAACTTGGTGCATTTGTTAATCTTGGGTCCTATTATCTTGTGGGTGTTCCTTTAGCAGCTGTGCTTTCTTTTGTCCTCCATATGAAGGGAAAG GGGTTACTTTTTGGACTTGGATCAGCACTAATATTGCAAGTGGTGTTTTTTGTTCTCATCACCATGCGCACCAATTGGGAGAAAGAA GCAAATAAAGCAGCAATAAGAGTAAGAGGCAATGGAGTCCAAGTTGATGCACCCCCGGGTGACCAGAATGTTACTCCTTGA
- the LOC130736826 gene encoding uncharacterized protein LOC130736826 gives MQRDWAHLDAIALDLVLDKLEERIDHVWFGLVCKNWCSVAKLNHQSKQFRTSSVLPMLMIRTKTRRGRRKIKTSLFSIPGNRVYPFLSPWTIHTEKRIKICGSSHGWLAVVAKASSLSWLAEHAICLINPLKDVDNIALPMLRTGDVKRVVLSVDPLTNPNNYVVAVTHYGSRNCRLAFIRAGQELWTYAKMNRSLIYRDITFYRGLIYVVCDNVVIVSFNLDYSDDPYGREKIIPHIIYENNGLTGTPKRVYVVKSLEGDLWLVRRFLEGFDVYKLELDAQYGKVLQMLKLDNLGDNVLFVGDHGDSTVASFSYFSNSLQKDSIYYYENGIDETPNIYPHGPFDLRVYNVKEGRLIQQYPLNPSFKRVPPLLWILPQFQWD, from the coding sequence ATGCAGCGAGATTGGGCGCATTTAGACGCGATCGCTCTCGATTTAGTTCTTGACAAGTTGGAAGAGCGTATAGATCATGTTTGGTTTGGTCTCGTGTGTAAGAATTGGTGCTCAGTTGCAAAGCTTAACCATCAAAGCAAGCAATTCAGAACTAGTAGTGTTCTGCCTATGCTAATGATTCGCACAAAaacaagaagaggaagaagaaaaatcaagaCAAGTTTGTTTAGCATTCCAGGTAATAGAGTTTACCCCTTCCTATCGCCATGGACAATACATACCGAAAAGAGGATTAAAATTTGTGGCTCTAGTCATGGTTGGCTAGCCGTGGTGGCTAAAGCTAGCTCACTATCATGGTTGGCTGAACATGCCATATGTCTAATCAATCCTCTTAAAGACGTAGATAACATTGCCCTGCCAATGTTGAGGACTGGTGATGTAAAGAGGGTTGTTTTGTCTGTTGACCCCTTAACAAACCCGAATAACTATGTGGTTGCTGTAACCCATTACGGCTCTCGTAATTGTCGTCTTGCATTCATAAGAGCAGGTCAAGAACTCTGGACTTATGCAAAGATGAATCGTTCTTTGATCTACAGAGATATTACATTTTATAGAGGTCTAATATATGTTGTGTGTGACAATGTCGTCATTGTGTCCTTCAATCTTGATTATTCGGATGACCCTTATGGAAGGGAGAAGATTATTCCTCATatcatttatgaaaataatggaTTAACGGGAACTCCAAAGCGAGTATATGTTGTGAAATCATTAGAAGGAGACCTATGGTTGGTGAGAAGATTTTTGGAGGGTTTTGATGTATACAAGTTGGAACTAGATGCACAATATGGGAAGGTTTTGCAAATGTTGAAACTAGATAATTTGGGAGACAATGTTTTGTTTGTAGGTGATCATGGCGATTCAACTGTAGCTTCATTTTCCTATTTCTCTAATTCTCTGCAAAAGGATTCAATCTACTACTATGAGAATGGTATTGATGAGACACCAAACATCTACCCTCATGGCCCATTTGATTTAAGGGTCTATAATGTAAAGGAGGGAAGATTAATTCAACAGTATCCTCTCAACCCTTCCTTCAAGCGTGTGCCACCTTTGTTATGGATTCTACCACAATTTCAATGGGATTGA
- the LOC130736825 gene encoding F-box protein At4g35733-like, whose amino-acid sequence MEQRDWANLEAFALDLILDKLEERIDHVWFGVVCKNWCSVAKLNHQNKQFRSSVLPMLMIRIRRPRRRRGFKTCLFSIPGNRVYPFRLPRMLSNKMIIICGSSQGWLATVYEASIRSRCANSSHVITLINPFKNVAPIALPPLLPLKEAVTRVVLSVDPLTNPNDYVIAVIHHNYHSCRLAFMRAGQKFWTKVEKSNLFYRDITFYKGLLYAVCSMNTIVSFNLYLFGRKKITPNIIYKDNENELTETPERVYIVESLEGDLWMVRRFPEGFDVYKLELDGQTGKVLQMLKLDNLGDNVLFVGDDSASTVVSFSCFSNSLQKDSIYYHDDHRHDPIIFDLDDPLDLRVYNVKEGRFIRHYPFNPSFRRVSPSLWILPPLQ is encoded by the coding sequence ATGGAGCAACGAGATTGGGCGAATTTAGAAGCGTTCGCTCTCGATTTAATTCTAGACAAGTTGGAAGAACGTATAGATCATGTTTGGTTCGGCGTCGTGTGCAAGAATTGGTGCTCAGTTGCAAAGCTTAATCATCAAAACAAGCAATTTAGATCTAGTGTTCTCCCTATGCTAATGATCCGGATAAgaagaccaagaagaagaagaggattcAAGACATGTTTGTTTAGCATTCCGGGTAATAGAGTCTACCCTTTCCGATTGCCGCGAATGCTTTCTAATAAGATGATTATTATTTGTGGCTCTAGCCAGGGTTGGCTAGCAACGGTATATGAGGCTTCTATCCGATCAAGGTGTGCTAATAGTAGTCATGTCATAACTCTAATCAATCCTTTTAAGAATGTAGCTCCCATCGCTCTGCCACCGTTGCTTCCTCTAAAGGAAGCAGTAACTAGGGTTGTTTTGTCCGTTGACCCCTTAACAAACCCTAATGACTATGTCATTGCTGTAATTCATCATAACTATCATAGTTGTCGGCTTGCATTCATGAGAGCAGGTCAAAAATTCTGGACTAAGGTAGAGAAAAGTAATTTGTTCTACAGAGATATTACATTTTACAAAGGTCTACTATATGCTGTGTGTAGCATGAATACCATTGTGTCCTTCAATCTTTACCTGTTTGGAAGGAAGAAGATTACTCCCAATATCATCTATAAAGATAATGAGAATGAATTAACAGAAACACCTGAGCGAGTTTATATTGTGGAATCATTAGAAGGAGACCTTTGGATGGTGAGAAGATTTCCGGAGGGTTTTGACGTATATAAGTTGGAATTAGATGGACAAACTGGCAAGGTTTTGCAAATGTTGAAACTGGATAATTTGGGAGACAATGTTTTGTTTGTAGGTGATGATAGCGCTTCAACAGTTGTGTCGTTTTCCTGTTTCTCTAATTCTCTGCAAAAGGATTCAATTTACTACCATGATGATCATCGTCATGATCCAATAATTTTTGACCTTGATGACCCATTAGATTTAAGGGTCTATAATGTAAAGGAGGGAAGATTTATTCGACATTATCCTTTCAACCCTTCCTTCAGGCGTGTGTCACCTTCGTTATGGATTCTACCACCATTACAATAG
- the LOC130738810 gene encoding cyclin-dependent kinase D-3-like, which translates to MAENDPSKKVADRYLRREVLGEGTYGVVYKAIDTQTGQTVAIKKIRLGKQKEGVNFTALREIKLLKELKDPNIIELIDAFPHKGNLHLVFEFMETDLEAVIRDRNIFLSPGDIKSYLQMTLKGLAFCHKKWVLHRDMKPNNLLIGPNGQLKLADFGLARIFGSPDRRFTHQVFARWYRAPELLFGTKQYGSGVDVWAAACIFAELLLRRPFLQGSSDIDQLGKVFAAFGTPSPSQWPDMVYLPDYVEYQYVPAPPLRSLFPMASEDALDLLSKMFTYDPKVRISVQQALEHRYFSSAPLPTVPDKLPRPAPKKESRAQDFNPHEGPTVLSPPRKSRRVMPGRDGFEGNSLQGEDKIDDDVGNFKQTAGDNTGKNEPAPMSLDFSLFGLKPPNRPTINSADRSHLKRKLDLEFQHD; encoded by the exons ATGGCAGAAAACGATCCTTCCAAGAAAGTAGCTGATAGGTATCTCAGGCGTGAAGTCCTTGGTGAAGGTACCTATGGTGTTGTGTACAAAGCCATTGATACCCAG ACAGGACAAACGGTTGCCATTAAAAAGATTCGGCTTGGCAAGCAGAAAGAAGGGGTGAATTTTACAGCTCTTAGGGAAATTAAACTGCTTAAAGAGCTTAAAGATCCAAACATTATTGAGTTGATTGATGCGTTCCCACATAAAGGGAATTTACATCTTGTGTTTGAATTCATGGAGACAGACCTCGAAGCTGTCATAAGAGACCGGAACATTTTCCTTTCTCCAGGAGATATTAAATCTTACCTTCAAATGACGCTGAAAGGTCTTGCTTTTTGCCACAAGAAATGGGTTTTGCATAG AGATATGAAACCAAATAATTTGTTGATAGGACCTAATGGACAGCTGAAACTTGCAGATTTTGGTTTAGCACGGATATTTGGAAGCCCAGATCGCCGGTTCACTCATCAG GTGTTTGCTCGGTGGTATAGAGCACCTGAGCTATTATTTGGTACAAAGCAATATGGTTCAGGGGTAGATGTCTGGGCTGCAGCTTGCATATTTGCTGAACTCCTCCTTCGTCGGCCCTTTCTTCAG GGTTCAAGTGATATTGATCAATTAGGAAAGGTTTTTGCAGCGTTTGGAACTCCATCACCCTCTCAGTGGCCTGATATGGTATACCTTCCAGATTATGTTGAATACCAATATGTTCCTGCTCCCCCTTTGCGTTCTTTATTTCCGATGGCAAGTGAAGATGCTTTAGATTTGTTGTCAAAGATGTTCACATATGATCCGAAGGTTAGAATTTCCGTGCAGCAGGCATTAGAACATAG GTACTTTTCTTCTGCGCCTCTGCCTACAGTTCCCGACAAGCTTCCTAGACCTGCCCCTAAGAAGGAGTCTAGGGCTCAAGATTTCAATCCTCATGAGGGTCCCACTGTCTTATCACCTCCAAGGAAGTCTAGAAGAGTGATGCCAGGCCGTGATGGGTTTGAAGGAAATTCTTTGCAAGGGGAGGACAAGATTGATGACGATGTTGGTAATTTCAAGCAAACAGCTGGTGATAATACAGGCAAGAATGAGCCGGCACCAATGTCTCTAGATTTTTCTCTCTTCGGATTAAAACCTCCAAATAGACCAACAATTAACAG TGCTGACAGATcacatttaaaaagaaaattagatcTAGAATTCCAGCATGACTAG
- the LOC130735545 gene encoding protein DETOXIFICATION 16-like, whose protein sequence is MAIWRKGIADEIKKQLWLAGPMVFVCVFQNSLQMISLMFVGHLDELHLAGASLASTFVNVTGFNVLLGLSSALDTFCGQAYGAQQYHKVGIYTQRAMFVTLLVTIPQSFIWAYIKPILILLHQDKNIAAQAQLFARYMIPSLSANGLLRCLVKFLQTQNIVFPMVLSTGFTSLAHVLLCWTFVIKLGLGIKGAAIATCISNWLSMVMLALYVWFSPSCKKTWVGFSWECFHDIPHFLRLAFPSAVMVCLESWTFELLVLLAGALPNPKQQTSVLSISITTTGTIWMIPFGISAAGSTRISNELGAGSPKNAHLAVKVLLLMAFTAGIIESAFFMAVWKVWPRAFTNVHEVATYLTSLTPIVATSVFVDSIQTALQGVARGCGWQKLGAFVNLGSYYFVGVPFAVVFAFVLHMKGKGLVLGIVLALIVQVVVFFLITLRTNWEKEAKKAAIRVGDNEVQMNALPGDQNVTPPA, encoded by the exons ATGGCCATATGGAGAAAGGGAATTGCAGATGAAATAAAGAAGCAGCTATGGCTTGCAGGGCCAATGGTATTTGTGTGTGTGTTTCAAAACAGTTTGCAGATGATCTCTCTCATGTTTGTTGGGCATTTGGACGAGTTGCATCTAGCtggtgcttctttggcctctacATTTGTGAATGTAACCGGTTTCAATGTATTG TTGGGGTTGTCAAGTGCGCTAGACACATTTTGCGGTCAAGCATATGGAGCACAACAATATCACAAGGTTGGCATATACACACAAAGAGCCATGTTTGTCACACTCCTTGTCACTATTCCTCAATCTTTTATTTGGGCTTACATAAAGCCCATtttgattcttcttcatcaagacAAAAATATTGCAGCACAAGCTCAACTATTTGCTCGTTACATGATCCCAAGCCTTTCTGCCAATGGCCTTCTTCGCTGCCTTGTTAAATTCCTACAAACCCAAAACATAGTGTTCCCCATGGTGCTATCTACTGGATTTACTAGCTTAGCACATGTCCTTCTCTGCTGGACTTTTGTAATCAAACTTGGGCTTGGCATTAAAGGAGCTGCCATTGCAACTTGCATCTCAAATTGGCTTAGCATGGTCATGCTAGCACTTTATGTATGGTTCTCCCCTTCTTGCAAAAAGACTTGGGTTGGTTTCTCATGGGAATGCTTTCATGACATCCCTCATTTTCTCAGACTAGCTTTTCCTTCAGCAGTCATGGTCTG CTTAGAATCATGGACGTTTGAACTCTTAGTGCTCCTAGCTGGTGCTCTTCCCAATCCAAAGCAGCAAACTTCAGTGCTTTCGATAAG CATTACTACAACCGGGACAATTTGGATGATACCATTTGGAATCAGTGCTGCTGGAAG CACAAGAATCTCAAATGAACTAGGGGCTGGTTCTCCAAAAAATGCACATTTAGCTGTTAAAGTCCTCTTGTTGATGGCCTTCACGGCGGGAATTATAGAATCAGCTTTTTTCATGGCGGTGTGGAAAGTTTGGCCTCGTGCTTTTACCAATGTACATGAAGTGGCCACTTATTTGACTTCCTTGACTCCAATTGTTGCAACCTCTGTCTTTGTGGATTCAATTCAAACAGCACTCCAAG GTGTGGCAAGAGGATGTGGTTGGCAGAAGCTTGGTGCATTTGTTAATCTTGGGTCTTATTATTTTGTTGGTGTTCCATTTGCAGTTGTGTTTGCTTTTGTCCTCCATATGAAGGGAAAG GGGCTAGTTTTAGGCATTGTATTAGCACTTATTGTGCAAGTTGTGGTGTTTTTTCTCATCACCTTACGCACCAATTGGGAGAAAGAA GCCAAGAAAGCAGCAATAAGAGTAGGAGACAATGAAGTCCAAATGAATGCACTTCCGGGTGACCAAAACGTTACTCCTCCAGCCTAA